One Tepidanaerobacter syntrophicus DNA segment encodes these proteins:
- a CDS encoding site-specific DNA-methyltransferase: MKKLKMRSKDITKENVEKIGKLFPNVITEIKDEDGNITHAIDFELLQQELSDEIVEGSKERYQLTWPGKKEAVVRANTPIDKTLRPVKEDSVSWEDTENLYIEGDNLEVLKLLQESYLNKIKCIYIDPPYNTGKDFIYKDNFTQDKDEYAEESGQVDEDGNRLFQNTEYNGRFHSDWLTMMYPRLKLARNLLSEDGVIFISIDDNEVHNLRKICDEIFGERNFVATVVWERAYAPVNLKKHFSENHDYMVSYAKNIDQLVCNGLERSGEADKRYKNPDNDPRGPWKSSDLSVGPIVPEKVYEITTPSGRKVLPPEGYCWRYTKERFEEMVKDNRIWFGEDGNNVPSIKRFLSEVKSTMTPLTIWKYEEVGHSQEAKQELNKLFDGKAFYDYPKSVKLIKRVIELYTSNDCFILDFFSGSATTAHAVMELNAEDGGGRKYIMVQLPEPCDEKSEAYKAGFKNIAEIGKERIRRAGKKIKEETGADIDYGFRVYRVDSSNMKDVYYRPDELDQNLLDQLESNIKEDRTGLDLLTQVMLEAGLELSLPIETKKIYGKEVHFVAGDSLVACFDEDVDEKLVKEIAKTKPLKVVFRDNSFKSCPDRINLEEIFKAISPGTEIKVL; the protein is encoded by the coding sequence ATGAAGAAACTAAAAATGAGATCAAAAGATATTACTAAAGAAAATGTAGAAAAAATAGGTAAACTCTTTCCTAATGTAATCACAGAAATAAAAGATGAAGATGGCAATATAACCCATGCCATAGACTTTGAACTTTTGCAGCAGGAGTTAAGCGATGAAATAGTTGAAGGCAGCAAGGAGAGATATCAACTAACCTGGCCGGGGAAAAAAGAAGCTGTTGTTAGAGCTAATACCCCCATAGATAAAACCCTAAGACCGGTAAAAGAAGACAGCGTAAGCTGGGAAGATACAGAGAATCTATATATAGAAGGAGACAACCTGGAAGTCCTAAAACTACTTCAAGAATCCTACCTAAACAAGATAAAATGCATATACATAGACCCGCCTTACAATACCGGTAAAGATTTTATATATAAGGACAATTTTACCCAGGACAAAGATGAATACGCAGAAGAATCGGGCCAAGTAGATGAAGACGGCAACAGGCTCTTTCAAAACACCGAATACAACGGAAGATTTCACAGCGACTGGCTGACAATGATGTATCCAAGATTAAAACTTGCCAGAAACCTGCTATCCGAAGACGGAGTAATATTTATATCTATAGATGACAATGAAGTGCATAATCTCAGGAAGATTTGCGATGAGATATTTGGGGAGAGGAATTTTGTCGCAACGGTGGTATGGGAAAGAGCGTATGCTCCGGTAAACCTGAAAAAACATTTTTCTGAAAATCATGATTATATGGTGTCATATGCTAAAAACATAGATCAACTTGTTTGCAATGGCTTGGAAAGAAGCGGAGAAGCCGATAAAAGATACAAAAATCCAGATAATGATCCAAGAGGTCCTTGGAAATCTAGCGATTTATCTGTTGGACCGATAGTTCCGGAAAAAGTTTATGAAATAACTACTCCAAGTGGCAGAAAAGTATTGCCACCTGAAGGATACTGCTGGAGATATACTAAAGAAAGATTTGAAGAAATGGTTAAAGACAATAGAATTTGGTTTGGGGAGGATGGCAATAATGTGCCTAGTATAAAAAGATTCTTATCAGAAGTAAAAAGCACAATGACGCCTCTAACAATTTGGAAGTATGAAGAAGTAGGTCATTCTCAAGAAGCAAAGCAAGAATTAAATAAATTGTTTGATGGTAAAGCATTTTATGATTATCCCAAGTCAGTAAAATTGATAAAAAGAGTTATAGAACTTTATACAAGTAACGATTGTTTCATCCTCGACTTCTTCTCCGGCTCCGCCACCACTGCCCATGCAGTGATGGAGCTTAATGCAGAGGATGGGGGAGGTCGCAAATACATCATGGTTCAACTGCCTGAGCCTTGTGACGAAAAATCCGAGGCCTATAAAGCAGGCTTTAAAAACATCGCCGAAATAGGCAAAGAACGTATTCGCCGTGCAGGAAAGAAGATAAAGGAAGAAACTGGCGCAGATATAGATTATGGTTTTAGGGTATATAGAGTAGATTCTTCAAACATGAAGGATGTATATTACAGGCCTGATGAACTTGACCAAAATCTTTTGGACCAATTAGAATCCAATATAAAAGAAGATAGAACCGGCTTGGATCTGCTAACGCAAGTAATGCTTGAGGCAGGCCTTGAGCTGTCGCTGCCGATTGAAACAAAAAAGATTTACGGCAAAGAAGTTCATTTTGTAGCAGGTGATTCACTTGTGGCATGTTTTGATGAAGATGTAGATGAAAAATTAGTTAAAGAGATAGCTAAAACTAAGCCGCTAAAGGTAGTATTTAGAGATAACTCCTTTAAATCCTGTCCTGACAGAATAAACCTGGAAGAAATATTTAAAGCCATATCTCCCGGCACGGAGATTAAAGTTTTATGA
- a CDS encoding helicase-related protein, giving the protein MEVINNIKKLLGDDLKHTIKRGSKVSIAASCFSIYAYESLKKELEQIEELRFIFNSPTFIKDKIEKEQREFYIPKLNRERSIYGTEYEIKLKNELAQKAIARECSDWIRRKVIFKSNKTNAFLQGFMNIENDDGKITYMPIQGFTTVDLGFERGNNLSNIVTKIDDYSATKAYLDLFEQVWNDDDKMEDITEEVVEYISTVYKENPPEFIYFVILYNIFNEFLEDITEDLLPNESTGFKETEIWNRLYNFQKDAVIGIINKLQKYHGCILADSVGLGKTFTALGVIKYYELRNKNVLVLCPKKIAENWLTYRENYTNNILHKDRFNYDVLYHTDLSRDGGYTNGISLERLNWGNYDLLVIDESHNFRNNDPIKGRETRYQRLMRKVIKTGVKTDVLMLSATPVNNRFNDLKNQLALVYEGNPSNINAKLNTKRDIDDIFKRAQYSFNKWSKMPTSERTTETLLSMLDFDFFELLDSLTIARSRKHIQKYYNVDEIGRFPKRLKPISHFCNLTQRSDVISYNEIYKELSKLNLSFYAPFNYILPSKMSFYESIYDTIVKGGLGSLKQSDRERSLQTLMRINLLKRLESSVDAFRITLSKMLNNIDTTIEEIDKFDSYASKEITTYKEIENINLDEDDWLDEEYSIGDKVKINLSDMDRISWREDLIHDREIISYLLEEMSKITPPHDLKLSTLKYIIKEKITNPINKGNKKIIIFTAFADTADYLYEEIAPYVLEKFNLHTAKVVGSDANKNTLKLKNDFHTIITCFSPISKEKNLVMPHIRGEIDILIATDCISEGQNLQDCDYLVNYDIHWNPVRITQRFGRIDRIGSKNDVIQLVNFWPNMSLDEYINLRERVENRMVIVNMTATGDDNYLSNQSTDLEYRKEQLKKLQEEVLDLEDINTGISITDLGLNDFRMDLVSFVKENGDLDKVPNGLHTVIKADEEKGISPGVIFVLKNINDDIDVNKQNVLYPFYLVYIDYEGEVVVNHLKVKKILDVLRSGCKGKNKPIKEVYRPFNKETRDGKKMDKYSRLLEDAIKSIIDVNQESDIDSLFSSGGTTALLDSIKGLDDFELISFVVIRKM; this is encoded by the coding sequence GTGGAGGTCATTAATAATATAAAGAAACTACTCGGTGATGATTTAAAACATACCATCAAAAGAGGTTCAAAAGTATCAATTGCTGCTTCATGTTTTTCCATATATGCCTATGAGTCACTAAAAAAAGAATTGGAGCAGATAGAGGAGTTAAGATTTATATTCAATTCTCCCACCTTTATAAAAGATAAAATAGAAAAAGAACAGCGGGAGTTTTACATACCGAAACTAAACAGGGAAAGAAGTATATATGGTACAGAATATGAAATAAAGCTAAAGAATGAACTCGCACAAAAAGCCATAGCACGAGAATGCAGTGATTGGATAAGGCGAAAAGTAATTTTTAAATCAAATAAAACAAATGCTTTTTTGCAAGGTTTTATGAATATCGAAAATGATGATGGAAAAATAACATATATGCCAATTCAGGGCTTTACTACAGTAGATTTGGGATTTGAACGGGGGAATAATTTATCAAATATTGTCACTAAGATTGATGATTATTCTGCTACAAAAGCTTACCTGGATTTGTTTGAACAGGTTTGGAACGATGATGATAAAATGGAAGATATAACAGAGGAAGTGGTGGAATACATATCGACGGTGTATAAAGAAAATCCTCCGGAATTTATTTATTTTGTAATATTATATAATATCTTCAATGAATTTTTGGAAGATATTACCGAAGACTTACTCCCGAATGAATCTACCGGATTCAAAGAAACAGAAATTTGGAATAGACTTTATAATTTCCAAAAAGATGCCGTTATAGGTATTATCAATAAACTGCAAAAATACCATGGATGTATATTGGCTGATAGTGTAGGTTTGGGCAAGACCTTTACTGCTTTAGGAGTTATAAAATATTATGAACTGCGAAATAAAAATGTATTGGTGCTATGTCCTAAAAAAATTGCGGAAAACTGGCTTACCTACAGAGAAAACTATACCAATAATATATTACACAAAGACAGATTCAACTATGATGTTCTCTATCATACAGATTTGTCTAGAGATGGCGGCTACACTAACGGCATTAGTCTTGAAAGACTTAATTGGGGCAATTATGATTTATTGGTAATTGACGAATCCCACAACTTTAGAAACAATGACCCCATAAAAGGCAGGGAAACCAGATACCAAAGACTTATGAGAAAAGTAATCAAAACCGGTGTTAAAACTGATGTCTTAATGCTTTCGGCAACACCTGTCAACAATAGGTTCAATGATTTAAAAAACCAACTAGCCTTGGTCTATGAAGGGAACCCTTCAAATATAAATGCGAAGTTAAATACGAAACGCGACATTGATGACATTTTTAAAAGAGCCCAGTACTCTTTTAATAAATGGTCAAAGATGCCTACTTCCGAAAGAACTACAGAGACCCTTTTGAGTATGCTAGATTTTGATTTTTTCGAACTACTGGACAGTCTTACAATAGCACGATCTCGAAAGCATATTCAAAAATACTATAATGTAGACGAAATAGGCAGATTTCCCAAGCGTCTAAAGCCCATATCTCATTTTTGCAATCTCACACAACGCTCGGATGTCATAAGCTATAATGAAATATACAAGGAATTATCAAAGTTAAATTTAAGTTTTTATGCACCATTTAATTATATTTTACCCAGCAAAATGTCTTTTTATGAAAGCATATATGATACTATTGTCAAAGGCGGCTTAGGCAGTTTAAAACAATCAGACAGAGAGCGAAGCCTGCAGACCTTAATGAGAATAAATTTACTAAAAAGGCTGGAAAGTTCAGTGGACGCCTTTAGAATTACATTGTCCAAAATGCTGAATAACATCGATACAACAATTGAAGAAATCGATAAATTTGACAGCTATGCATCAAAGGAAATTACGACGTATAAAGAAATAGAGAATATCAACCTTGATGAAGATGATTGGCTCGATGAGGAATACAGTATTGGGGACAAAGTAAAAATTAACCTTTCGGATATGGACAGGATTTCATGGCGAGAAGATTTAATTCATGACAGAGAGATAATAAGCTACTTGCTGGAAGAAATGAGCAAAATAACCCCGCCTCATGACCTAAAATTATCCACTTTAAAATACATAATAAAAGAAAAAATCACTAATCCAATAAATAAAGGCAACAAAAAAATAATCATTTTTACCGCTTTTGCCGATACGGCCGATTATTTATACGAAGAAATAGCTCCATATGTTCTGGAGAAGTTTAATCTTCACACTGCAAAAGTCGTTGGCTCCGATGCAAACAAAAACACTCTAAAACTAAAAAACGATTTTCATACTATCATCACTTGCTTTTCCCCTATATCCAAAGAAAAAAATCTAGTTATGCCCCATATAAGAGGAGAAATAGACATCCTAATAGCCACCGATTGCATATCTGAAGGCCAAAACCTTCAGGATTGTGATTACCTTGTTAACTATGACATCCACTGGAATCCGGTTCGGATAACTCAAAGATTTGGAAGAATTGACCGCATTGGCTCAAAAAACGATGTAATACAACTAGTAAATTTTTGGCCTAATATGAGCTTAGATGAATATATAAATCTTAGAGAACGAGTAGAAAACCGAATGGTCATAGTTAATATGACGGCAACCGGAGATGACAACTATTTGTCTAATCAATCCACAGACCTAGAATATAGAAAAGAACAGTTAAAAAAACTTCAGGAGGAAGTTTTGGATTTAGAAGATATCAACACAGGGATATCTATTACGGATTTGGGCTTAAATGATTTTAGGATGGATTTAGTGAGTTTTGTAAAAGAAAACGGAGATTTAGATAAGGTTCCTAATGGTCTTCATACGGTTATAAAAGCTGATGAAGAAAAAGGGATAAGCCCAGGGGTAATCTTTGTCTTGAAAAATATAAATGATGATATAGATGTAAATAAACAAAATGTTCTATATCCCTTTTATTTAGTATATATAGATTATGAGGGGGAAGTGGTCGTTAACCACCTAAAGGTGAAGAAAATATTAGATGTACTGCGCAGCGGATGTAAAGGCAAAAACAAACCCATTAAAGAAGTATATAGACCTTTTAACAAAGAAACAAGAGATGGTAAGAAAATGGATAAGTATTCCAGACTACTAGAAGATGCTATAAAATCCATAATCGATGTAAACCAAGAATCCGATATAGACAGCCTTTTTAGTTCAGGAGGCACCACAGCGCTGTTAGATTCCATAAAAGGGCTGGATGATTTTGAACTTATATCCTTTGTAGTCATAAGGAAGATGTGA
- a CDS encoding type III restriction-modification system endonuclease: MKLKFKQQKFQIDAVESVVDCFRGQSNHVSHFQLDTGRVKGEIEGQVSFIDEIGFRNNPIGLAEDDVLKNIRKVQLRNGLKPSDRLEGRYNLTIEMETGTGKTYTYIRTMYELYRAYSWKKFIIVVPSIAIREGVYKSFQITEDHFMDLYGTKIRYFIYDSKQLHKIDQFASDSGINAMIINSQAFNARGKDARKIYEELDDFGTRRPIDVLAQTNPILIIDEPQSVEGKKTKEALKLFKPLFTLRYSATHKEDYNKIYRLDALDAYNMKLVKKIKVKGITVKGLTGTNSYIYFEGIDVSTKSKPVARIEFEVKQKNGIKRVTRNVDEGFDLYTHSNYMEQYKGYTLSEINGYKNIISFTNGVTLNAGDVQGDISETNLRRIQIREAIKSHFEREKSLYNKGIKVLTLFFIDEVAKYRQYDESGNQVNGEYGEIFEEEYMNVLNEYITLFDDSYVKYLKSIDVEDTHKGYFSIDSKGRMVDPSAKGKEKISEDESAYDLIMKDKERLLSFDEPTRFIFSHSALREGWDNPNVFQICTLKHSDSIIRKRQEVGRGLRLCVDQDGNRIDGETPGIDVHDINVLTVIASESYESFAKSLQSEIAETLSDRPQKANAEFFLNNVVKNAKGEELFIDESLANTLHRSFIRNMYVDDNDILTEKYYKALEENKINLPEEVNDFKEGIIQLVGKIYSEGVTPLVENSREENIKELKVNENFKKREFQELWNKINVKTAYYVDFDTKELIKNCIIALDRDLKVSDITYQVKTGEMKSISSKEELERGEAFKVKETAIDKDYSAVTPAIRYDLVGKMVDETKLTRNAIVNILKGIKPMTFYLFRKNPEEFIIKTARIINEQKAAMIIQHIAYNPIDEVFDTTIFTENTLTGTIGKNAWEVKKHVYDYVVTDSDVEKRFAEELDSSAEVCVYAKLPRGFFIPTPVGNYSPDWAIVFNEGKVRHIYFIAETKGKLESLKFDTRGIEEAKIHCAGEHFKKISNDTVKYDVVDSYEMLMDKVMGK, encoded by the coding sequence ATGAAGCTTAAATTTAAACAGCAGAAGTTTCAAATAGATGCGGTAGAATCTGTCGTGGATTGTTTTAGAGGACAGTCAAATCATGTTTCCCATTTTCAACTGGATACTGGTAGGGTAAAGGGAGAAATAGAAGGTCAAGTAAGTTTTATAGATGAAATTGGTTTCAGGAACAATCCCATAGGATTGGCAGAAGATGATGTATTAAAAAACATCAGAAAAGTTCAATTAAGAAATGGCCTAAAACCCTCGGACAGATTAGAGGGCAGATATAATCTGACAATTGAAATGGAAACAGGAACAGGAAAAACCTATACATATATTCGAACTATGTATGAACTGTATCGAGCCTATAGTTGGAAAAAATTCATAATAGTAGTGCCTTCTATTGCAATTAGAGAAGGAGTATATAAATCTTTTCAAATAACTGAAGACCATTTTATGGATTTATATGGTACAAAAATCCGATATTTTATATATGATTCCAAACAACTTCATAAAATAGATCAATTTGCCTCTGATTCCGGTATCAATGCTATGATAATAAATTCCCAAGCCTTTAATGCACGGGGTAAAGATGCTCGAAAGATATATGAGGAACTGGACGATTTTGGTACCAGAAGACCCATAGACGTTCTTGCCCAGACCAATCCCATCCTTATAATAGATGAGCCTCAATCCGTAGAAGGCAAGAAAACCAAAGAAGCGTTAAAGCTTTTCAAGCCATTATTTACCTTAAGATATTCGGCAACTCACAAGGAAGATTACAATAAGATATATAGATTAGATGCTCTGGATGCTTATAATATGAAACTCGTAAAGAAAATCAAGGTGAAAGGAATTACAGTAAAAGGACTGACCGGAACCAATAGCTACATTTATTTTGAAGGAATAGATGTAAGCACCAAGAGCAAGCCGGTAGCCAGGATAGAATTCGAAGTTAAACAAAAGAATGGAATTAAAAGAGTTACCAGAAATGTGGATGAAGGATTTGATTTATATACTCATTCCAATTATATGGAGCAATATAAGGGATACACCTTATCCGAGATAAACGGCTATAAAAACATCATAAGCTTTACAAACGGAGTTACGCTTAATGCTGGCGATGTCCAAGGCGACATCAGTGAAACTAATTTAAGAAGAATCCAGATTCGTGAAGCGATAAAGTCTCACTTTGAAAGGGAAAAATCACTCTATAACAAGGGAATAAAGGTGCTTACTCTCTTTTTTATAGATGAGGTGGCAAAATACAGGCAATATGATGAAAGTGGAAATCAAGTAAATGGGGAATATGGAGAAATTTTTGAAGAAGAATATATGAACGTACTAAATGAATACATAACCCTATTTGATGATTCATATGTAAAATACCTAAAATCCATTGATGTGGAAGATACTCATAAAGGATATTTTTCCATAGATAGCAAGGGGAGAATGGTAGACCCATCAGCTAAAGGCAAAGAGAAGATTTCCGAGGATGAATCTGCCTATGATTTGATAATGAAGGATAAGGAAAGGCTGCTGAGCTTTGATGAACCAACCAGATTTATTTTTTCCCACTCTGCCTTAAGGGAAGGCTGGGACAACCCGAATGTATTTCAGATATGCACTTTAAAGCACAGCGATTCTATCATAAGAAAAAGACAGGAAGTAGGGAGAGGCCTCAGGCTTTGTGTAGACCAAGATGGTAATAGGATAGACGGAGAAACTCCGGGAATAGATGTCCATGATATAAATGTACTTACAGTAATAGCCAGTGAATCTTATGAATCCTTTGCAAAAAGCTTGCAGTCGGAAATTGCAGAAACCTTATCCGACAGACCTCAAAAAGCAAATGCAGAGTTTTTCTTAAACAATGTAGTTAAAAATGCCAAAGGAGAAGAATTATTTATAGATGAAAGCCTAGCGAATACCCTTCACCGCTCATTTATACGAAATATGTATGTAGATGATAATGATATTTTAACTGAAAAATACTATAAGGCTCTGGAAGAAAATAAGATAAATTTACCGGAGGAAGTAAATGATTTCAAGGAAGGGATTATTCAATTAGTAGGTAAAATATATAGTGAAGGCGTTACACCTCTTGTGGAAAATAGCAGAGAAGAAAATATTAAAGAACTAAAAGTCAATGAGAATTTTAAGAAAAGGGAATTTCAAGAACTGTGGAATAAGATAAATGTAAAAACTGCATATTATGTTGACTTTGATACGAAGGAATTGATTAAAAACTGTATTATTGCATTAGACAGAGATTTAAAAGTATCTGATATAACCTATCAGGTAAAGACAGGGGAAATGAAATCTATATCCTCAAAAGAAGAGCTGGAAAGAGGAGAAGCGTTTAAAGTCAAGGAAACAGCTATAGATAAAGATTATTCAGCAGTAACCCCTGCTATAAGATATGATTTGGTAGGAAAAATGGTAGATGAAACCAAACTAACAAGAAATGCGATAGTTAACATTCTTAAAGGCATTAAGCCGATGACCTTTTACTTATTCCGGAAAAATCCCGAAGAATTTATCATAAAAACTGCAAGGATTATAAATGAACAAAAGGCTGCCATGATAATACAGCATATTGCTTATAATCCAATAGATGAAGTTTTTGATACAACCATCTTCACTGAAAACACTTTAACCGGAACTATAGGCAAAAATGCTTGGGAAGTAAAAAAACACGTTTACGATTATGTAGTCACTGATTCCGATGTTGAAAAACGATTTGCCGAAGAACTGGACAGCAGTGCTGAGGTATGCGTATACGCCAAGCTTCCCAGAGGATTCTTCATACCAACTCCGGTAGGGAACTACAGTCCGGACTGGGCCATTGTATTCAACGAAGGCAAGGTAAGACATATATACTTTATCGCCGAAACCAAAGGGAAACTAGAATCATTAAAATTTGACACGAGAGGTATAGAAGAAGCCAAAATTCACTGTGCGGGAGAACATTTCAAAAAAATTAGCAACGATACAGTCAAATACGATGTGGTAGACAGCTACGAAATGCTGATGGATAAAGTCATGGGGAAATAA
- a CDS encoding DNA adenine methylase codes for MQNSELILCQNTGNIFEKEAKPFVKWAGGKTQLLNELSDRLPLKIKMSKTVQRYVEPFVGGGAFFFFLKSNYEVKESFLYDINKELIIGYKVIQKDVQELMYELERIEDEYINLPEIDRKEYYYKTRDEYNNQQDNFNYETYNSDWIKRAAYLIFLNKTCFNGLFRQNKRGKFNVPFGRYKNPTICDKENLLRVNEALKNTYVFSTDFEESKKFIDANTLVYLDPPYRPLNKTSYFTSYDKDGFNDEDQIRLANYYKEMDKKGAFLILSNSDPKNEDINDDFFDVLYSGFKIERVNAKRSINCDGKKRGSIKELVIRNYD; via the coding sequence ATGCAAAACAGTGAATTAATTTTATGCCAAAATACAGGGAATATATTTGAAAAAGAAGCCAAGCCGTTTGTAAAGTGGGCAGGGGGCAAAACACAGTTGTTAAACGAGTTATCTGACAGACTACCACTTAAAATAAAGATGTCTAAAACTGTTCAAAGATATGTGGAACCCTTTGTAGGTGGTGGCGCTTTTTTCTTTTTTTTAAAAAGTAATTATGAGGTGAAAGAGTCATTTCTCTATGATATAAACAAGGAATTAATTATCGGGTATAAAGTTATTCAAAAGGATGTTCAAGAATTAATGTACGAACTTGAAAGAATTGAAGATGAATATATAAACCTACCTGAAATTGATAGAAAAGAATATTACTACAAAACAAGAGATGAATACAATAATCAGCAGGATAATTTTAATTATGAAACATATAACAGCGATTGGATAAAAAGAGCAGCATATTTAATATTTTTAAATAAAACCTGTTTTAACGGCTTATTCAGACAAAATAAAAGAGGAAAGTTCAATGTGCCTTTTGGCAGATATAAAAATCCTACTATTTGTGATAAGGAAAATCTGTTAAGAGTTAATGAGGCGCTTAAAAACACATATGTATTTTCGACAGATTTCGAAGAAAGCAAAAAATTTATCGATGCTAATACCTTAGTGTATCTTGATCCACCATATAGACCTTTAAACAAAACATCTTATTTTACAAGTTATGATAAAGATGGTTTTAACGATGAGGATCAAATCAGATTGGCTAATTATTACAAAGAAATGGATAAAAAAGGCGCTTTTTTAATCCTAAGCAATTCCGATCCCAAAAATGAAGACATAAACGACGATTTTTTTGATGTTCTTTATTCCGGTTTCAAAATCGAGCGAGTAAATGCCAAAAGATCTATTAATTGCGATGGCAAAAAGCGAGGCAGTATTAAAGAACTGGTTATAAGAAATTATGATTGA
- a CDS encoding DUF4391 domain-containing protein, with translation MLNIPDKALYNRRIPKNKFYQQIGTDTKLEKKFTDEIERITWKYKLSKDTVNLGPTEDVEEIQIFEISLKEKYISQEILENIDRAIPYPIIYILRYDDNVKLAIAYKERNKIDENKMVVHSYYQSDWIKEDELKIDILKGLDLKDVYDNIIRQLLPIESTPEDDIEELIELNQIREQLEKEISKLEGKIKREKQFNKKVDLNIQLQKKKKELKELRNNLGGPR, from the coding sequence ATGCTGAATATACCTGATAAAGCCTTGTACAATCGCCGAATACCGAAAAACAAATTTTATCAGCAGATAGGAACAGATACGAAGCTGGAAAAGAAATTCACAGATGAAATAGAAAGAATAACATGGAAGTATAAGCTATCTAAGGATACGGTAAATTTGGGTCCCACAGAAGATGTGGAAGAAATCCAGATATTTGAAATAAGCCTAAAAGAAAAATACATTTCACAGGAAATTCTTGAAAACATAGACAGGGCAATCCCGTATCCCATAATATATATTTTAAGATACGATGATAATGTAAAGCTTGCCATAGCGTATAAAGAAAGAAATAAAATTGATGAGAATAAAATGGTGGTCCATTCCTATTATCAATCAGACTGGATAAAGGAAGATGAATTAAAAATAGATATACTCAAAGGGCTTGATTTAAAGGATGTCTACGATAACATCATAAGACAGCTGCTTCCTATCGAGAGCACACCCGAAGATGATATAGAAGAACTAATAGAGTTAAATCAAATCCGAGAACAATTAGAAAAAGAAATATCAAAGCTGGAAGGCAAAATAAAAAGGGAAAAACAATTTAATAAAAAAGTGGATTTAAACATACAGCTTCAAAAAAAGAAAAAAGAGTTAAAAGAACTCAGAAATAACCTAGGAGGTCCCAGATGA